From a region of the Rhinopithecus roxellana isolate Shanxi Qingling chromosome 8, ASM756505v1, whole genome shotgun sequence genome:
- the ZNF709 gene encoding zinc finger protein 709 isoform X4: MGSPHPKRASRVVVGAVLAAGEVDRTPRHPRVWEMAREPQDKRWMYLHSQDSVVFEDVAVNFTQEEWALLGPSQKKLYRDVMQETFVNLASIGENWEEKNTEDHKNQGRKLRHMRSHTEHRSYEYHKYGEKSYECKECGKRFSFRSSFRIHERTHTGEKPYKCKQCGKAFSWPSSFQIHERTHTGEKPYECKECGKAFIYHTTFRGHMRMHTGEKPYKCKECGKTFSHPSSFRNHERTHSGEKPYECKQCGKAFRYYQTFQIHERTHTGEKPYQCKQCGKALSCPTSFRSHERIHTGEKPYKCKKCGKAFSFPSSFRKHERIHTGEKPYDCKECGKAFISLPSYRRHMIMHTGNGPYKCKECGKAFDCPSSFQIHERTHTGEKPFECKQCGKAFSCSSSFRMHERTHTGEKPHECKQCGKAFSCSSSVRIHERTHTGEKPYECKQCGKAFSCSSSFRMHERIHTGEKPYECKQCGKAFSFSSSFRMHERTHTGEKPYECKQCGKAFSCSSSFRMHERTHTGEKPYECKQCGKAFSCSSSIRIHERTHTGEKPYECKQCGKAFSCSSSVRMHERTHTGEKPYECKQCDKAFSCSRSFRIHERTHTGEKPYACQQCGKAFKCSRSFRIHERVHSGE; the protein is encoded by the exons ATGGGGTCTCCTCACCCCAAAAGGGCCTCTCGGGTGGTGGTGGGAGCTGTGCTGGCCGCGGGAGAAGTGGACAGGACACCAAGACATCCCAGAGTCTGGGAAATG gcAAGAGAACCTCAAGATAAGAGATGGATGTATTTACATTCTCag GACTCAGTGGTCTTTGAGGATGTGGCTGTGAACTTCACCCAGGAGGAGTGGGCTTTGCTGGGTCCCTCTCAGAAGAAACTCTACAGAGATGTGATGCAAGAAACCTTTGTTAACTTGGCCTCTATAG GGGAAAACTGGGAGGAGAAGAACACTGAAGACCACAAAAATCAGGGGAGAAAGCTAAG GCACATGAGATCTCATACTGAACATAGATCATATGAGTATCACAAATATGGAGAGAAGTCAtatgaatgtaaagaatgtgggaaaagATTCAGCTTTCGAAGTTCATTTCGAATCCATGAaagaactcacactggagagaaaccctataaatgtaagCAGTGTGGTAAGGCTTTCAGTTGGCCCAGTTCCTTTCAAATACATGAAAgaactcatactggagagaaaccttatgaatgtaaagaatgtgggaaggccttcatTTATCACACAACCTTTCGAGGACACATGAGAAtgcacacaggagagaaaccctataaatgtaaagaatgtgggaaaacGTTCAGTCATCCCAGCTCTTTTCGAAATCATGAAAGAACTCActctggagagaaaccctatgaatgtaaacaatgtggaaaagccttcagATATTACCAAACTTTTCAAATACATGAAAGGACTCACACTGGGGAAAAACCCTATCAGTGTAAGCAATGTGGTAAAGCTCTTAGTTGTCCCACATCCTTTCGAAGTCATGAAAggattcacactggagaaaaaccctataaatgtaaaaaatgtggcaaagccttcagtTTTCCTAGTTCCtttagaaaacatgaaagaattcatacaggagagaaaccctatgattgtaaggaatgtgggaaagcatTCATTTCTCTTCCAAGCTATCGAAGACATATGATAATGCACACTGGAAATGGACCTTATAAATgcaaggaatgtgggaaagcctttgaTTGTCCTAGTTCTTTTCAAATCCATGAAcgaactcacactggagagaaaccctttGAATGTAAACAGTGTGGTAAAGCCTTCAGTTGTTCCAGTTCCTTTCGAATGCATGAaagaactcacactggagagaaaccccaTGAATGTAAACAGTGTGGTAAAGCCTTCAGTTGTTCCAGTTCTGTTCGAATACATGAaaggactcacactggagagaaaccctatgaatgtaaacaGTGTGGAAAAGCCTTCAGTTGTTCCAGTTCCTTTCGAATGCATgaaagaattcacactggagagaaaccctatgaatgtaaacaGTGTGGTAAAGCCTttagtttttctagttcctttcgGATGCATGAaaggactcacactggagagaaaccctatgaatgtaaacaGTGTGGTAAAGCCTTCAGTTGTTCCAGTTCCTTTCGAATGCATGAaaggactcacactggagagaaaccctacgaATGTAAACAGTGTGGTAAGGCATTTAGTTGTTCCAGTTCCATTCGAATACATGAaaggactcacactggagagaaaccttatgagTGTAAACAATGTGGTAAGGCCTTCAGTTGTTCTAGTTCTGTTCGAATGCATGAaaggactcacactggagagaaaccctatgaatgtaaacaATGTGATAAAGCCTTCAGTTGCTCACGTTCCTTTCGAATCCATGAAcgaactcacactggagagaaaccctatgcgTGTCAACAATGTGGTAAAGCCTTCAAGTGTTCGCGTTCCTTTCGAATACATGAAAGAGTTCATAGCGGAGAGTAA
- the ZNF709 gene encoding zinc finger protein 709 isoform X2 — MGSPHPKRASRVVVGAVLAAGEVDRTPRHPRVWEMDSVVFEDVAVNFTQEEWALLGPSQKKLYRDVMQETFVNLASIGENWEEKNTEDHKNQGRKLRSHMVEGLCERKEGSQFGETISQTPNPKPNKKTFTRVKPYECSVCGKDYMCHSSLNRHMRSHTEHRSYEYHKYGEKSYECKECGKRFSFRSSFRIHERTHTGEKPYKCKQCGKAFSWPSSFQIHERTHTGEKPYECKECGKAFIYHTTFRGHMRMHTGEKPYKCKECGKTFSHPSSFRNHERTHSGEKPYECKQCGKAFRYYQTFQIHERTHTGEKPYQCKQCGKALSCPTSFRSHERIHTGEKPYKCKKCGKAFSFPSSFRKHERIHTGEKPYDCKECGKAFISLPSYRRHMIMHTGNGPYKCKECGKAFDCPSSFQIHERTHTGEKPFECKQCGKAFSCSSSFRMHERTHTGEKPHECKQCGKAFSCSSSVRIHERTHTGEKPYECKQCGKAFSCSSSFRMHERIHTGEKPYECKQCGKAFSFSSSFRMHERTHTGEKPYECKQCGKAFSCSSSFRMHERTHTGEKPYECKQCGKAFSCSSSIRIHERTHTGEKPYECKQCGKAFSCSSSVRMHERTHTGEKPYECKQCDKAFSCSRSFRIHERTHTGEKPYACQQCGKAFKCSRSFRIHERVHSGE; from the exons ATGGGGTCTCCTCACCCCAAAAGGGCCTCTCGGGTGGTGGTGGGAGCTGTGCTGGCCGCGGGAGAAGTGGACAGGACACCAAGACATCCCAGAGTCTGGGAAATG GACTCAGTGGTCTTTGAGGATGTGGCTGTGAACTTCACCCAGGAGGAGTGGGCTTTGCTGGGTCCCTCTCAGAAGAAACTCTACAGAGATGTGATGCAAGAAACCTTTGTTAACTTGGCCTCTATAG GGGAAAACTGGGAGGAGAAGAACACTGAAGACCACAAAAATCAGGGGAGAAAGCTAAG aagTCATATGGTAGAGGGGCTCTGTGAAAGGAAAGAAGGTAGTCAGTTTGGAGAAACCATCAGTCAGACTCCAAATCCTAAACCAAACAAGAAAACTTTTACTAGAGTAAAACCATATGAATGTAGTGTGTGTGGAAAGGACTATATGTGTCATTCGTCTCTTAATAGGCACATGAGATCTCATACTGAACATAGATCATATGAGTATCACAAATATGGAGAGAAGTCAtatgaatgtaaagaatgtgggaaaagATTCAGCTTTCGAAGTTCATTTCGAATCCATGAaagaactcacactggagagaaaccctataaatgtaagCAGTGTGGTAAGGCTTTCAGTTGGCCCAGTTCCTTTCAAATACATGAAAgaactcatactggagagaaaccttatgaatgtaaagaatgtgggaaggccttcatTTATCACACAACCTTTCGAGGACACATGAGAAtgcacacaggagagaaaccctataaatgtaaagaatgtgggaaaacGTTCAGTCATCCCAGCTCTTTTCGAAATCATGAAAGAACTCActctggagagaaaccctatgaatgtaaacaatgtggaaaagccttcagATATTACCAAACTTTTCAAATACATGAAAGGACTCACACTGGGGAAAAACCCTATCAGTGTAAGCAATGTGGTAAAGCTCTTAGTTGTCCCACATCCTTTCGAAGTCATGAAAggattcacactggagaaaaaccctataaatgtaaaaaatgtggcaaagccttcagtTTTCCTAGTTCCtttagaaaacatgaaagaattcatacaggagagaaaccctatgattgtaaggaatgtgggaaagcatTCATTTCTCTTCCAAGCTATCGAAGACATATGATAATGCACACTGGAAATGGACCTTATAAATgcaaggaatgtgggaaagcctttgaTTGTCCTAGTTCTTTTCAAATCCATGAAcgaactcacactggagagaaaccctttGAATGTAAACAGTGTGGTAAAGCCTTCAGTTGTTCCAGTTCCTTTCGAATGCATGAaagaactcacactggagagaaaccccaTGAATGTAAACAGTGTGGTAAAGCCTTCAGTTGTTCCAGTTCTGTTCGAATACATGAaaggactcacactggagagaaaccctatgaatgtaaacaGTGTGGAAAAGCCTTCAGTTGTTCCAGTTCCTTTCGAATGCATgaaagaattcacactggagagaaaccctatgaatgtaaacaGTGTGGTAAAGCCTttagtttttctagttcctttcgGATGCATGAaaggactcacactggagagaaaccctatgaatgtaaacaGTGTGGTAAAGCCTTCAGTTGTTCCAGTTCCTTTCGAATGCATGAaaggactcacactggagagaaaccctacgaATGTAAACAGTGTGGTAAGGCATTTAGTTGTTCCAGTTCCATTCGAATACATGAaaggactcacactggagagaaaccttatgagTGTAAACAATGTGGTAAGGCCTTCAGTTGTTCTAGTTCTGTTCGAATGCATGAaaggactcacactggagagaaaccctatgaatgtaaacaATGTGATAAAGCCTTCAGTTGCTCACGTTCCTTTCGAATCCATGAAcgaactcacactggagagaaaccctatgcgTGTCAACAATGTGGTAAAGCCTTCAAGTGTTCGCGTTCCTTTCGAATACATGAAAGAGTTCATAGCGGAGAGTAA
- the ZNF709 gene encoding zinc finger protein 709 isoform X1 — MGSPHPKRASRVVVGAVLAAGEVDRTPRHPRVWEMAREPQDKRWMYLHSQDSVVFEDVAVNFTQEEWALLGPSQKKLYRDVMQETFVNLASIGENWEEKNTEDHKNQGRKLRSHMVEGLCERKEGSQFGETISQTPNPKPNKKTFTRVKPYECSVCGKDYMCHSSLNRHMRSHTEHRSYEYHKYGEKSYECKECGKRFSFRSSFRIHERTHTGEKPYKCKQCGKAFSWPSSFQIHERTHTGEKPYECKECGKAFIYHTTFRGHMRMHTGEKPYKCKECGKTFSHPSSFRNHERTHSGEKPYECKQCGKAFRYYQTFQIHERTHTGEKPYQCKQCGKALSCPTSFRSHERIHTGEKPYKCKKCGKAFSFPSSFRKHERIHTGEKPYDCKECGKAFISLPSYRRHMIMHTGNGPYKCKECGKAFDCPSSFQIHERTHTGEKPFECKQCGKAFSCSSSFRMHERTHTGEKPHECKQCGKAFSCSSSVRIHERTHTGEKPYECKQCGKAFSCSSSFRMHERIHTGEKPYECKQCGKAFSFSSSFRMHERTHTGEKPYECKQCGKAFSCSSSFRMHERTHTGEKPYECKQCGKAFSCSSSIRIHERTHTGEKPYECKQCGKAFSCSSSVRMHERTHTGEKPYECKQCDKAFSCSRSFRIHERTHTGEKPYACQQCGKAFKCSRSFRIHERVHSGE, encoded by the exons ATGGGGTCTCCTCACCCCAAAAGGGCCTCTCGGGTGGTGGTGGGAGCTGTGCTGGCCGCGGGAGAAGTGGACAGGACACCAAGACATCCCAGAGTCTGGGAAATG gcAAGAGAACCTCAAGATAAGAGATGGATGTATTTACATTCTCag GACTCAGTGGTCTTTGAGGATGTGGCTGTGAACTTCACCCAGGAGGAGTGGGCTTTGCTGGGTCCCTCTCAGAAGAAACTCTACAGAGATGTGATGCAAGAAACCTTTGTTAACTTGGCCTCTATAG GGGAAAACTGGGAGGAGAAGAACACTGAAGACCACAAAAATCAGGGGAGAAAGCTAAG aagTCATATGGTAGAGGGGCTCTGTGAAAGGAAAGAAGGTAGTCAGTTTGGAGAAACCATCAGTCAGACTCCAAATCCTAAACCAAACAAGAAAACTTTTACTAGAGTAAAACCATATGAATGTAGTGTGTGTGGAAAGGACTATATGTGTCATTCGTCTCTTAATAGGCACATGAGATCTCATACTGAACATAGATCATATGAGTATCACAAATATGGAGAGAAGTCAtatgaatgtaaagaatgtgggaaaagATTCAGCTTTCGAAGTTCATTTCGAATCCATGAaagaactcacactggagagaaaccctataaatgtaagCAGTGTGGTAAGGCTTTCAGTTGGCCCAGTTCCTTTCAAATACATGAAAgaactcatactggagagaaaccttatgaatgtaaagaatgtgggaaggccttcatTTATCACACAACCTTTCGAGGACACATGAGAAtgcacacaggagagaaaccctataaatgtaaagaatgtgggaaaacGTTCAGTCATCCCAGCTCTTTTCGAAATCATGAAAGAACTCActctggagagaaaccctatgaatgtaaacaatgtggaaaagccttcagATATTACCAAACTTTTCAAATACATGAAAGGACTCACACTGGGGAAAAACCCTATCAGTGTAAGCAATGTGGTAAAGCTCTTAGTTGTCCCACATCCTTTCGAAGTCATGAAAggattcacactggagaaaaaccctataaatgtaaaaaatgtggcaaagccttcagtTTTCCTAGTTCCtttagaaaacatgaaagaattcatacaggagagaaaccctatgattgtaaggaatgtgggaaagcatTCATTTCTCTTCCAAGCTATCGAAGACATATGATAATGCACACTGGAAATGGACCTTATAAATgcaaggaatgtgggaaagcctttgaTTGTCCTAGTTCTTTTCAAATCCATGAAcgaactcacactggagagaaaccctttGAATGTAAACAGTGTGGTAAAGCCTTCAGTTGTTCCAGTTCCTTTCGAATGCATGAaagaactcacactggagagaaaccccaTGAATGTAAACAGTGTGGTAAAGCCTTCAGTTGTTCCAGTTCTGTTCGAATACATGAaaggactcacactggagagaaaccctatgaatgtaaacaGTGTGGAAAAGCCTTCAGTTGTTCCAGTTCCTTTCGAATGCATgaaagaattcacactggagagaaaccctatgaatgtaaacaGTGTGGTAAAGCCTttagtttttctagttcctttcgGATGCATGAaaggactcacactggagagaaaccctatgaatgtaaacaGTGTGGTAAAGCCTTCAGTTGTTCCAGTTCCTTTCGAATGCATGAaaggactcacactggagagaaaccctacgaATGTAAACAGTGTGGTAAGGCATTTAGTTGTTCCAGTTCCATTCGAATACATGAaaggactcacactggagagaaaccttatgagTGTAAACAATGTGGTAAGGCCTTCAGTTGTTCTAGTTCTGTTCGAATGCATGAaaggactcacactggagagaaaccctatgaatgtaaacaATGTGATAAAGCCTTCAGTTGCTCACGTTCCTTTCGAATCCATGAAcgaactcacactggagagaaaccctatgcgTGTCAACAATGTGGTAAAGCCTTCAAGTGTTCGCGTTCCTTTCGAATACATGAAAGAGTTCATAGCGGAGAGTAA
- the ZNF709 gene encoding zinc finger protein 709 isoform X3 has protein sequence MQNLNCIHLSPGAQDSVVFEDVAVNFTQEEWALLGPSQKKLYRDVMQETFVNLASIGENWEEKNTEDHKNQGRKLRSHMVEGLCERKEGSQFGETISQTPNPKPNKKTFTRVKPYECSVCGKDYMCHSSLNRHMRSHTEHRSYEYHKYGEKSYECKECGKRFSFRSSFRIHERTHTGEKPYKCKQCGKAFSWPSSFQIHERTHTGEKPYECKECGKAFIYHTTFRGHMRMHTGEKPYKCKECGKTFSHPSSFRNHERTHSGEKPYECKQCGKAFRYYQTFQIHERTHTGEKPYQCKQCGKALSCPTSFRSHERIHTGEKPYKCKKCGKAFSFPSSFRKHERIHTGEKPYDCKECGKAFISLPSYRRHMIMHTGNGPYKCKECGKAFDCPSSFQIHERTHTGEKPFECKQCGKAFSCSSSFRMHERTHTGEKPHECKQCGKAFSCSSSVRIHERTHTGEKPYECKQCGKAFSCSSSFRMHERIHTGEKPYECKQCGKAFSFSSSFRMHERTHTGEKPYECKQCGKAFSCSSSFRMHERTHTGEKPYECKQCGKAFSCSSSIRIHERTHTGEKPYECKQCGKAFSCSSSVRMHERTHTGEKPYECKQCDKAFSCSRSFRIHERTHTGEKPYACQQCGKAFKCSRSFRIHERVHSGE, from the exons ATGCAAAATCTGAACTGCATCCACCTTTCTCCAGGAGCACAG GACTCAGTGGTCTTTGAGGATGTGGCTGTGAACTTCACCCAGGAGGAGTGGGCTTTGCTGGGTCCCTCTCAGAAGAAACTCTACAGAGATGTGATGCAAGAAACCTTTGTTAACTTGGCCTCTATAG GGGAAAACTGGGAGGAGAAGAACACTGAAGACCACAAAAATCAGGGGAGAAAGCTAAG aagTCATATGGTAGAGGGGCTCTGTGAAAGGAAAGAAGGTAGTCAGTTTGGAGAAACCATCAGTCAGACTCCAAATCCTAAACCAAACAAGAAAACTTTTACTAGAGTAAAACCATATGAATGTAGTGTGTGTGGAAAGGACTATATGTGTCATTCGTCTCTTAATAGGCACATGAGATCTCATACTGAACATAGATCATATGAGTATCACAAATATGGAGAGAAGTCAtatgaatgtaaagaatgtgggaaaagATTCAGCTTTCGAAGTTCATTTCGAATCCATGAaagaactcacactggagagaaaccctataaatgtaagCAGTGTGGTAAGGCTTTCAGTTGGCCCAGTTCCTTTCAAATACATGAAAgaactcatactggagagaaaccttatgaatgtaaagaatgtgggaaggccttcatTTATCACACAACCTTTCGAGGACACATGAGAAtgcacacaggagagaaaccctataaatgtaaagaatgtgggaaaacGTTCAGTCATCCCAGCTCTTTTCGAAATCATGAAAGAACTCActctggagagaaaccctatgaatgtaaacaatgtggaaaagccttcagATATTACCAAACTTTTCAAATACATGAAAGGACTCACACTGGGGAAAAACCCTATCAGTGTAAGCAATGTGGTAAAGCTCTTAGTTGTCCCACATCCTTTCGAAGTCATGAAAggattcacactggagaaaaaccctataaatgtaaaaaatgtggcaaagccttcagtTTTCCTAGTTCCtttagaaaacatgaaagaattcatacaggagagaaaccctatgattgtaaggaatgtgggaaagcatTCATTTCTCTTCCAAGCTATCGAAGACATATGATAATGCACACTGGAAATGGACCTTATAAATgcaaggaatgtgggaaagcctttgaTTGTCCTAGTTCTTTTCAAATCCATGAAcgaactcacactggagagaaaccctttGAATGTAAACAGTGTGGTAAAGCCTTCAGTTGTTCCAGTTCCTTTCGAATGCATGAaagaactcacactggagagaaaccccaTGAATGTAAACAGTGTGGTAAAGCCTTCAGTTGTTCCAGTTCTGTTCGAATACATGAaaggactcacactggagagaaaccctatgaatgtaaacaGTGTGGAAAAGCCTTCAGTTGTTCCAGTTCCTTTCGAATGCATgaaagaattcacactggagagaaaccctatgaatgtaaacaGTGTGGTAAAGCCTttagtttttctagttcctttcgGATGCATGAaaggactcacactggagagaaaccctatgaatgtaaacaGTGTGGTAAAGCCTTCAGTTGTTCCAGTTCCTTTCGAATGCATGAaaggactcacactggagagaaaccctacgaATGTAAACAGTGTGGTAAGGCATTTAGTTGTTCCAGTTCCATTCGAATACATGAaaggactcacactggagagaaaccttatgagTGTAAACAATGTGGTAAGGCCTTCAGTTGTTCTAGTTCTGTTCGAATGCATGAaaggactcacactggagagaaaccctatgaatgtaaacaATGTGATAAAGCCTTCAGTTGCTCACGTTCCTTTCGAATCCATGAAcgaactcacactggagagaaaccctatgcgTGTCAACAATGTGGTAAAGCCTTCAAGTGTTCGCGTTCCTTTCGAATACATGAAAGAGTTCATAGCGGAGAGTAA